Below is a window of Cottoperca gobio chromosome 12, fCotGob3.1, whole genome shotgun sequence DNA.
ATTTGCACCTGTGTCTTCAAAACAATCCCAAATGAGTCATGCACCAAATATTAAAGGTTGAACAAAAAGCACTCACTTATCCAAAACAAAGTACAGGTCAAATCCTCCGTAGCAGGACGAGCCTGCCTCCCTTTTGTCTTGGATCTGTCCTGCACTGCTGGCCACCAGGACCGCCACCAGCATGCCCAGTTCCACAGCGAGCAGGACCGGCCTGCACCAGCACTGGGACATCACCTCAAGTTTAGGAGAAAGCAGCAGCTCAACCATAGGTCCACTTTCCCTCTCACACCACAGTAATGTAGTGAGCCATGCTGCGCAGGCATTAAACGCTGCTCTCTGGATCAGTGTCCCGTCTCCTCAGCAGCAGATGTGTGCTGGCAGAGGAGGAGTGAAGCTGGGGGGACTGAGTCTTcggctccctctctctccacactaAATCTATTTAACACACGGTGCAATGAGTTcacattaatttattttattctatttaactctTAGTGGGgttttttcatgtgtgtgtctgaatgaaTCTACAGCTTTCAACAGACATTTTCTTCTTACACATACTTTTTCTTCCACTTTTCTTGCAGGTTTACTCAATTCAACACCTGCCCATCAGTGCCACTTAGTGGCAGTGGGGGGAGAAGTGCTCAGAGGTTTGACTAAGGTGAAAGTAGTGATActacagtgaagaaatactcacaagtaaaagtcctgcattcaaaagaacaaaagtattagcatcaaaatatgcttgaagtgcaaaaagtaaaagtactctttAGGCAGAATGgtccatttcaaaataatatttatttaaatattggcTTATAACCATAGATTCATGTTTGTATCActtaaatgttgcagctggtaaaggtggatctaatttgaattaaatatcgcttaaataataatacatcatttatttgtagataaaaacattttctatctgtatctgtaaaGTTACACGCATCTAAAAGTATTAAatagatgtagtggagtaaaaagaacattaTTGCTTCTGATTTGaggtggagtagaagtatttaaagcatttcaaaataaaaatactcaagtgaagtacgAGTACTTCTAAATTGTGCATacgtacagtacttgagtactttccaccactggtggTAAACACATGCTCTATGCAAGTCATTGTACTTAACATAATGtgtctttagtttagtttactGTATTAAAAAGTAAGAACTCAACttcagtaaaaacaacatgCGGTGTCTCTCCTGAAGTAACACGTTATACCTGACGGAAGGTAGctacatatttaaatgacacATATGAGAGCGGTATCAATTTCCTCATAACTCACAGCAAGAAACACATTAGTGtagttcccaaaatgtcgaGCTATTCCTTTGAAGTGTACCAAATAAAGTGTTATATGTCCTTTAATGTACGACAGGCCGTTTTGAGAGCTGAATGTGCTGCAATAGAAAGATCATTTAACACCAAACCAACTAAACTGAAGTGACGGTAGTTGGGCCTTTACccccaaataaaacaaatcatggCAGTAGTCCTTTCTGTCTGTGCCAACATGAAACAGTTCATAGAAGAGACTGAATGTTCGCTTGTTATCACTGCATGGCACTGCAGCAGTAAAGTAGTTCAGATGAAGAGCAGAACACAGGATTGATCGCGTCTAAAAGGTgatgtatttagttttaaatgtcACATCCACAGGGATGGAGGAACTGAGGGTGACATTAAACTCAACTCGTGCTCAGTAAGTGGATCATTTCCTCTCTTAAATTGTTCTTTAGCGTTGTTCGCCAATCTTCTCTTGCACTAATGAGTCGGTGTCTGCACACATTATACagtaggggtgtgtgtgtgtgtgtgtgtgtgtgtgtgtgtgtgtgtgtgtgtggtggtgggggggctCTAACCTGCAGGTGGTGTATCCGGTCCAGAATCAACATCTTTTGACGATGTCTTTGAAGCAGGAGTCTCACGAAAGAGTTATTATTGGAATAAATCAGCATATGGGTTTGCAGGAATTCCAAAATGTATGATGTTGTTAATAAATGTCTCttggtattatatataattataaagttGCATCACAATTATCCACTGTGGTCcaaattaagaaagaaagaactatGCAAGAAAGGATATTTCAGGTTAAAAGAGACCATTAATGAGGTTTAACACTTATTCACACAGTATGCAAATGTACATAACCCATCTGCCGGCAGGTGAAGTACCTCTCTGGCTGCAGatgcatggatgtgtgtgttgctgtgagctgtgtgtgctctgctctCGGTCCTCTATGGCAGCGAATCACTGCAGCAGAATGGAGACGTGAGAAAACAGCGCTGTGTTCCTGAAATCACACCGCTGCTGTCGAGGaacttttttttctgtgctcttttcttttcccacTATATTTACAACTTTACCTATCGGAGATATTTGATGATAAGTAATGGAAGTCGCTGCAACATGTATGTTCCTGCTGTGCAGTCTGCGCGTTTCTCTGGCGGCTGATTGGGAGATTGTGGACACTCATTCTACCTACCCCGGTGATGCAATCGACTACAAGGATCCCTGTAAAGCTGGTACTGTGAATTTATTGATCTTTTCAATTCCTTTTGATgtatatgtaatgtgttttcAGCCCCAATAGGTGCTAATCACTGTTAGCTATAAGTGCAATGTTGCTCTTAATTATGTAGATGTAAAGACAGCTGGTAATTTAGAATTACatgtaaaataatacaaatatttccatgcgaaaaaatgcaaaataaattgcCTCCATATTTTCATCCTATTgtcaatatttaataattaggTGTTAACCTGCGTTATAGGTTACTGCAAAAACACCAATACTGTCGCAGTGAAACTTATAGTTTCTTGTTGTTACTATATTTCCAGATGTTTGtaccactttatttatttgctctATTCGTCACTTCTGTGGTCTTTTAATCTTGGTTTAAACTAGAAGTGTGTTGTAGCCTCTCAAGTAATGTTCAAGTTATGTGAAAGAACTAATACCACAATatgaaaatactccattacaagtaaaagtcctgtgtttataataaacaaaatataatagattatattatataatactcATTTATAATGCCATATTAGATTATTACTACTAATGCATGTCAGTGCATTCTATGgtttttctaatgttttttatataagtGGTAGTTTCGTCTACAGAAAAGATTCATAGTTTATGAGCAACATAAAGATATCCAAAGTACTATAAtaactacagctgtcaaataaatgtagtggagtaaaacatACGCTTTTTGTCTccgaaatgtagtggagtagaagtatcaaATAGCTTAAAATGGATgtactcaagtgaagtacaagtacctcagaattgtacttaGGTGCAGTACTTGATGCAAATGTATTTAGTGACATTAAACTGCTGGTTTAAGATAAAGAAAGCAAGTTTGTCTAAAAAATAAACTCTTATGAACAAGAAACAttcaataaaacataataatagaTATGCAGATATAGAGGATAGTGATGACATATCGTCATGCATCATCAATTGAATGTGAAAACCTGAATTTATTGTGTCTTTGATTTAATTCATCCGTCTGCCACATCTTTGCAATGAGCCTTCTGCAGTGttaaagaaatacaactttattCCATCATCTAACATGCCAAACAATTACTTTGGTTATTAGTAGGCCTCCCGCTGTTTGGGGTCCCTTTTCACTTGTGACTTCTGAAAACTTCCAAAACACACAACTCTTCTTTTCCGAGGCAGTTGCCTGGAGACTTGAGGTCATTGAGGCTGTGCCAGTGCAGTCCTCGGCTGGACGCCGGTGAAATCCCTCTGGCTTCAGGGCATGGGGTGCACACTGCAGGGGTGACAGTCATTTACAGTCACCCTTTGCATGAGTGAATTCACTTCAAAGGACGACACAGGGCCTGTTAAGTCTTTTCATTTGGACTTTCAAAGGTTGTTACATCACGCGGCTAAATTAAGTATTTAATGGGAGTGACTCTGGTGAGCTGGTCGGCCCGACTAGTAAAACACGAGGAGGTCATAATAATGGGAACTAAATGTTAGttagaaaacatgaacacaatgtgtgtgtgatgtcagcTTTAGGTTTCAGAAGAGACATTTCGAAGCTTGGATTTAGATTTCCCACTCAGTGATGTCTTCGTCAGTTACTGGAGCCAGAAGATCCTAATTTGGACTTCAGTATTAGCTATTGAGATtctaatgtttttgtgtcttgttGTTCGACTTTGTATTTTAAGGCATAAATTGAAGGTGTTCCCATTCAATGCAACCCGACCTTAGTCCAATTCTCTGTCCCAGACATTACTCATTCCTGCTTTTGGCATTTTTGATTGCTTAAGATTGCTCTTCTTTGTCTCCCAATCTTCAGCTGCAACTCTTCAGCACTTTCATCCCTTTTATCTTCCAGTTTCTGAGCTATGCTGTTATGCAAGAACACGTTTCCATACTTGGCATTTTATGCTACTGTAGAAAAGATGGAGCCTGTTAACATTATAACATGATCTCAGAGTCTCATACAAAAGATAATGTTTGGGAACTCCATGCTGCTAAACTAaacgcacacaaaacaaacattgatcCACGAGGATAATTTAGTTTGTTGGTTACGTTAATTTTAGAAGACAGTGAGTTTCCTCTCATAATAATTTGACtggtaaataaatatgtttagtCCATAAAGCTGGTAAAAGATGCCGCACTTCACCTTATCAGGCATGTGAAGGTCTTTGCTCCCATGTAGAGAACTTCACTCCTGGGTTAATGAGTTGCTGAGCATGAATATGAAAACATATCCTGCTCATTGACCACTTAACTACAACAGAGTTGTGTCAATTTGGGAAACGCACAACTTTGAAAACGTCATTCATATAAAGCTCATACAATATTTCTTTGTGGTGGTTCTTTGCCGTTTGAGTAAAAGTCCAGCACAGCGTGATCACAATCCTGTAAAGTATtcagttcactgtgtgtgctcagGAGGAGTGTTTGCTGATCAAACAGACACATGGAGTTAGTTCAGACCTCTTGTCAGGACtcatatcacacacagtaaagcATGCAGGGAGTTTTTGCTGCTGTTGAGATGCAGTTTAAAGATCAGTTTTAACTAACCATCTACCCAAACAGCGTTATACTACTGCATATAGTTAGATGGTGAGTGtaacatattaatatatgtgcatTTTTGTTCCAGGTTTGTAATATGAAACAATAAGACTTGAAAttctacatttttaaagttcagTTATCCTCAGATTAAGGTTTCTAGTTACACTTTACTTAAAATAAGTAGtattacattttgggaaatacgctttcTTGCCTATCTTTGGATGATAAGACCAATGCCATTTTAAAATCTGTTCATTAAATCTGTATAGCTCCAGCCAacagatggttagcttagcttagcataaagactggaaactggGGTAGatagcctggctctgttcaaaggCTAAAACACATCTGAAGCTCACTAATTCACATTTTtctatcttatttattttagttgtgCACATAACCCTCCATAAAACCATGTGTTTACTCTCTGAATTTTGTATGAATACAAGAAATGAGATAGCGTAACATTATTTAGAGTTTTCGAGGTGCTGCCATTTCtatacagagccaggctagctgtttccaggctttatgctaagctaagctaacgtctcttttaatgaaatgtattgcttaatttgtttttttatcataatTTCCTCTTcatgtgtgtattgtgtatcagtatctgtatatgtgttccCCAGCTGCCTTTTGGGGAGATATTGCCCTGGATGAAGATGACCTCCGCATGTTCAGAGCAGCCCACAGCTATGATGTTGCACAGTCCAACCACGCAGACTCAGGTATCAAAACAGAAATACGTTTACTAGCCTATGAATAATTCTAACTGACTGACTGGTGAGTTCAAATAAAGAGATGATGGTCAatacagatttttatttttttattttacagttaacaGCTCCACTTCCAGTGGGAGCGTGCGGAGTAAGAGAGCTGCAGGCAGGCAGCGTGTCCATCGTCGGAGGAGAGCAGCTACCTCCAGACCTGAGCGAATGTGGCCAGATGGCATCATCCCGTATCTGATCAGTGGGAACTTCACTGGTAAACTCTGaattaaataagtaaaacattCATATATTCTTACAGGGGAGTTGTCTGCTATACACAGCCGGCATGTGTTCGCTGTCCTTGTGCGGGTCCTTGTGGCCTGCTGAAGCTCTCAAACTCTTAATTCCTTTCAGGCAGTCAGAGAGCCATTTTCCGTCAGGCGATGCGTCACTGGGAGAAAAACACTTGTGTAACATTCACTGAGAGGACGACTGAAGAAAGCTACATTGTTTTCACCTACCGACCCTGTGGGTGAGTGCTCATTAACCACTTTTAAAGGGGACATGTAAAGGTAATTTTCAGGTTCAttcttgtattttgggtttactactagaacatgtttacatgctttaatgttcaaaagaCACAATATTTTTCTCACGCTGTCTATCTGAATGTACCTTATATATCCAGCCCCTTTAAGCCCCTTTAAGCCCCCCtcccaaaaaaaaacccagtgTGCTCTGATTTGCTTGCGAGGAAAattgcaaaggtagttctcaagccgtTGCCAGAGGGGCTCAGATGGGGGGCGTTATATTCTAATGCATGTGACATAAGAAGGGGAAGCCAAATCTGAATGACTTGTTTTCTAATCAAGGCAGCGCACAAACAACTGACtggttgttttatttcacagatTGTGTTGGTATCTGGTACTGAAAAAGTTAGTTTTTCATGATACAGTATGTCCCCTTTAaagcatttaatttgtttaggTTTTGTTCACttctatttattaatttatttgcatatataaAATGCCTCTGCTTGTAGCCCAGTCTTCACTCACATCGAAGccaaacagatttattttatttacactgtACTTGTTAACAAAGCAACTGTTTTCTAACATGTGACAGCTAATTGAATATCGAAGTACACAGAAATCAATAGAAGGCCATGGCTGCCTGTAGAGAAATTACATCCAAGAACCTAAAACTGTAAAACCTTCATactacaaaaaagaaaagtatagaTAACGTATAATTAAGGAGTTTAATCTTGCAAACACATGGTGGTATTCACAAGCAGCTCAGTGTTCGTTCTGTAAATGCTCCAGGAACGGTGTCTCCCCCTGCAGGTGTTGCTCCTACGTGGGGAGGAGAGGTGGCGGGCCCCAGGCCATCTCTATAGGAAAGAATTGTGACAAGTTTGGCATTGTGGTGCATGAACTGGGCCACGTGATCGGCTTCTGGCACGAACACACACGTCCGGACCGGGACGAGCATGTAAGCATCATCAGGGACAACATCCAACCAGGTACCGTTACTGAGCTTTgatgtgtaaagtgtaaaaacatgGGAGTGCTTACTGACCCTCCAGATGTTTTTCCTTGCATTTAGCCCTGCTGATTATGTGTTCATGAATAGGACAGGAGTATAACTTCCTGAAGATGGAGCCAGGCGAGGTCGACTCACTTGGGGAGGTATACGACTTTGGCAGCATCATGCATTATgcaagaaatacattttccagGTTGGCATTGTGATGCTTTTTTACGCTTTTCTTTCTGAAAGTTAGTTTTGTGCTAAAGCGACTGCAAGGATTTCATCACTTTTTATTTCCCAGCTGTACTTTGTTTCCACTTCTACcctgttttatgttattatgttaacAGGCTATTAAACAGCTGCCTCTCAACCCTAAACATTTAGTGATTCACTCTGTCCCGCCTGTCTGTATATTTTAACTGGTATTATACAGGGGGCCAGGCCATCGTCACCACCACCTTACTTCTGACAAGCAGGGATTAAACTCCTTTACATTCCTGTTGTTAAGACCTTTAATTCACTATTTCACTAATAAGAGTTCTGTCTTGTTACTGTAGTCGCACAGTATTCAATACAGGGTCTATGGGTCTATTTGACCTCCCTAACTGCCCCTAATGTCATGCTGCATTATCAGCTGAGCTACTCCACTGACCTGGTGTTTGTTCCTACATTCAGCTCTGCTAAACAAGCGCCATAGGAAACCTCCGGGGATTTGATCTTTTATTGTCACAGAAATGGTTTCACACTAGTCtccttttcatttctgtctCGTGCATGTTGTTGCCCCGTTGCTTTTCTCTGGGCTTTGGTTTTTTACCTCCACCGCTGCTTCGCTGGTGTGGGTTATGGAGGCGAGCCAAGCTAAATAAAAGCCTGGCAGTTCAGGCTTTGTTGAACAATTTGGGCTGGAGTGGCCTTTTTTTTCTGGCATTCAGGAGCGGGCTCCACTGAGCCGGCTGGCACCGTCGAAAGGCCCCATTCAGAGTGCTCTGTTTGCACATGCCTGTCATTCATGGGTGAGTCACCATGGGAACTGTGCAAAAGTGACCTCCAAACCCAGTGAGAGATTATCAGAATCAATAAAGTATCAAGGTGTTGAACAGGAGTCggatctttaaaacaaaacaaaaaaagattctCTCTGTGTGGACTTTTAAAAATCCCATTTTCCTGCACACCTGCGTAGTTAGACGATGTTTATCCTCATTAGGCTTCGTGGGCTGtaattgatttttaaattattatattcttttttaatctttgtTACTACTTTGTGATTTGTCAAAACAGAGGCATCTTCTTAGACACCATCTTGCCCCGTTACGACGTCAACGGAGTCAGGCCACCCATTGGACAGAGGACTATGCTTAGCAAAGGGGACATTGCACAAGCCCGCAAACTCTACAAGTGTGCAAGTAAGCTGTTGTATATGTGTAGAAAGCATCATCACCCAAATTTATTTTTGGgtatctttattattttcagTGCCAATAACAAAATGACACACCATGCCTGTGCACAAaagctaaaacaaacagtttaaaatattctctcttcttctttctgggACTTTATTGTTACTCCGCCGGTCTATTGTGGTATAACcatgtgtgtgtcatgatgTGTGGTTGTTAAAGGATGTGGGGACAGCCTGCAGGAGAGCGCTGGAAACTTCTCTTCTCCCGGTTTTCCAAACGGTTACTCAGCGTACGCTCACTGTGTCTGGAGGATTTCTGTCACTCCTGGAGAGAAGGTGCGCGATGACAAATAACAGTTCATTCAATAAGACAAGTAGCCAAACTGATCAAGTTATACTGACTTAATGAATGCCAGTGCCATATCATGATGTTCAATAAATGTACTTTCCCAATCCCAAATACGGGGATAAAAAAAGTCAGTATATGGCTACCTCAATGTCACATTTTTCAAACctcgtttaaatattttcaactCTTGTGAATCTAGATAAACGTTGAATCTTAAAATCTTCCCTCcatgtcttcttctgtctcaGATTGTTCTGAATTTTACTTCCATGGATCTCTTCAGGAGTCACTTGTGTTGGTACGACCACGTGGAGGTTCGAGATGGGTTCTGGAGAAAAGCTCCTCTGAAAGGTTTTTAAGTTTGATTTAAAATagacctcctctctctgtctactaTAAAGTGTCATTCCTGTGTCATACACTCAGTATTAAGTACTGTGAAGTATTATTTTGTCATGTACTTTGGCAGGCCGTTTTTGTGGAGACACACTTCCAGATCAAATCATCTCAACCGACAGTCAACTGTGGATTGAattcagaagcagcagcagctggttgGGCAAAGGCTTTTCAGCAGTCTATGAAGGTACAACATTGACTATTTTAATATGCACTTTTCGTATAATCTCGTGTGAGCCATCAGCAATTACACCAGGTTTTCCAGTTCCTTTTAACTGCAAAATGTAGGCAACTGAAGGTAGAAATATTGAAAGCTAATCTCTGGTCGAAACAAATCACTTCTCACTTCCTGTGCAGCCATCTGCGGGGGAGAGGTGAAGCGGGACAGCGGCCAGATCCAATCTCCCAATTATCCCGATGACTACCAGTccaacaaagtgtgtgtgtggaaaatcACAGTAccagagggttttgatgttgGCCTCTCCTTTCAGTCGTTTGAGGTAAAATAACTCTTATTGTGTAAAGTACCAATATAATGCGACCTCATGTTCCTTCatcttacttttatttttcttagcTCTTACTTTTTGTTTCGACCTTGAAAGGCCAGAAAGGCCTGTTGAAACATCACAATCATCTTCTGCAATGTCTCTTTGCAAACTTCACTGTGCTTGCTTCCCCTGCAGATTGAGAAACATGACAGCTGTGCCTACGACTTCGTGGAGGTGAGGGATGGCAGCTCGGAGAGCAGCCCGCTGCTCGGACGTTTCTGTAGCTACGACAAACCGGACGACATCAAAAGCAGCTCCAATCAACTCTGGCTGAAGTTTGTGTCTGACGGCTCCGTCAACAAAGCTGGGTTTGCAGCCAACTTTTTTAAAGGTCGGAAAGTCATTTCAGTTACAAACTGCCACAATTGGAAAAatacttttggttttattttgacaatttttttttttgccagagATGGACGAGTGCTCCAGACCTGACAACGGTCACTGCGAGCAGCGCTGTCTGAACATGCTGGGCAGCTACAGATGTGCGTGTGACCCCGGATATGAGCTGGCAGCTGACAAACGCagctgtgagagtgagtgtAGAGCACGACTCCACACACTGAGCCTGCAAGTTAGTTCAATCTGTACTTCTCTCACTGCAACATACATAAACAATGCACCCAAGAAGACAATGGAGTGGAAGCAGTGCTGGATCTTTGTGGTGATCACATTCAGGTGCTCTTTGGATCCTTCTGGTGTACTGTGCTTATTGCAGCTTGTGACTCATTGCATGTGTGAGATTTGGTCACCAATGCAAGTCTCCTTTCAAAAGTAGTGTTTGGTCATTTTATTAACCAACAAACATATTGCCAGGTTAATTAAaggcatttacatttttcaatttgGATTATTTTTGAAGGTGCATTTTATAGACAATCAGACATTAATCCCACCCATGCATGAACACTTCACAAAATAGGGGGAAAGAGCAGACCTGGCTCTGTCAAACGTAATAAAATCTGCATATCAGCaactgtttcctcctgtttacAGTATTAGTGTTAAACTGTTTCCACTGAGTTCATTCATCTTCAGGTCAAGAGTTTGTAACGAACACAGGTTAATGTCAAGTGGAGACATG
It encodes the following:
- the LOC115016494 gene encoding bone morphogenetic protein 1-like isoform X3 codes for the protein MEVAATCMFLLCSLRVSLAADWEIVDTHSTYPGDAIDYKDPCKAAAFWGDIALDEDDLRMFRAAHSYDVAQSNHADSVNSSTSSGSVRSKRAAGRQRVHRRRRAATSRPERMWPDGIIPYLISGNFTGSQRAIFRQAMRHWEKNTCVTFTERTTEESYIVFTYRPCGCCSYVGRRGGGPQAISIGKNCDKFGIVVHELGHVIGFWHEHTRPDRDEHVSIIRDNIQPGQEYNFLKMEPGEVDSLGEVYDFGSIMHYARNTFSRGIFLDTILPRYDVNGVRPPIGQRTMLSKGDIAQARKLYKCARCGDSLQESAGNFSSPGFPNGYSAYAHCVWRISVTPGEKIVLNFTSMDLFRSHLCWYDHVEVRDGFWRKAPLKGRFCGDTLPDQIISTDSQLWIEFRSSSSWLGKGFSAVYEAICGGEVKRDSGQIQSPNYPDDYQSNKVCVWKITVPEGFDVGLSFQSFEIEKHDSCAYDFVEVRDGSSESSPLLGRFCSYDKPDDIKSSSNQLWLKFVSDGSVNKAGFAANFFKEMDECSRPDNGHCEQRCLNMLGSYRCACDPGYELAADKRSCETAACGGFITKLNGSLTTPGWPKEYPPNKNCVWQLVAPIQYRITLVFDVFETEGNDVRSGLSSDSELHGKFCGAEKPEVITSQHNNMRIEFKSDNTVSKRGFKAHFFSDIDECSKENGGCQHECVNTFGSYSCQCRSGFMLHDNKHDCKEAGCDNAVNTVSGTMSSPNWPDKYPSKKACTWSLSTTPGHRIKLVFNEIDMEAHLECAYDHLEIYDGQDARAQSLGRFCGTKKPSPVVSTGNKMFLRFFSDNSVQKRGFEASYRAECGGSLKAEVKSKDLYSHAQFGDNNYPGGSDCLWVVSAEKGYGVEIIFQVFEIEEEADCGYDYVELYDGADIKSPRLGRYCGSGAPEEVYSAGDGIVLKFHSDDSINKKGFHVRYTSTKFQDTLHESK
- the LOC115016494 gene encoding bone morphogenetic protein 1-like isoform X1 yields the protein MEVAATCMFLLCSLRVSLAADWEIVDTHSTYPGDAIDYKDPCKAAAFWGDIALDEDDLRMFRAAHSYDVAQSNHADSVNSSTSSGSVRSKRAAGRQRVHRRRRAATSRPERMWPDGIIPYLISGNFTGSQRAIFRQAMRHWEKNTCVTFTERTTEESYIVFTYRPCGCCSYVGRRGGGPQAISIGKNCDKFGIVVHELGHVIGFWHEHTRPDRDEHVSIIRDNIQPGQEYNFLKMEPGEVDSLGEVYDFGSIMHYARNTFSRGIFLDTILPRYDVNGVRPPIGQRTMLSKGDIAQARKLYKCARCGDSLQESAGNFSSPGFPNGYSAYAHCVWRISVTPGEKIVLNFTSMDLFRSHLCWYDHVEVRDGFWRKAPLKGRFCGDTLPDQIISTDSQLWIEFRSSSSWLGKGFSAVYEAICGGEVKRDSGQIQSPNYPDDYQSNKVCVWKITVPEGFDVGLSFQSFEIEKHDSCAYDFVEVRDGSSESSPLLGRFCSYDKPDDIKSSSNQLWLKFVSDGSVNKAGFAANFFKEMDECSRPDNGHCEQRCLNMLGSYRCACDPGYELAADKRSCETAACGGFITKLNGSLTTPGWPKEYPPNKNCVWQLVAPIQYRITLVFDVFETEGNDVCKYDYVEVRSGLSSDSELHGKFCGAEKPEVITSQHNNMRIEFKSDNTVSKRGFKAHFFSDIDECSKENGGCQHECVNTFGSYSCQCRSGFMLHDNKHDCKEAGCDNAVNTVSGTMSSPNWPDKYPSKKACTWSLSTTPGHRIKLVFNEIDMEAHLECAYDHLEIYDGQDARAQSLGRFCGTKKPSPVVSTGNKMFLRFFSDNSVQKRGFEASYRAECGGSLKAEVKSKDLYSHAQFGDNNYPGGSDCLWVVSAEKGYGVEIIFQVFEIEEEADCGYDYVELYDGADIKSPRLGRYCGSGAPEEVYSAGDGIVLKFHSDDSINKKGFHVRYTSTKFQDTLHESK
- the LOC115016494 gene encoding bone morphogenetic protein 1-like isoform X2 — its product is MEVAATCMFLLCSLRVSLAADWEIVDTHSTYPGDAIDYKDPCKAAAFWGDIALDEDDLRMFRAAHSYDVAQSNHADSVNSSTSSGSVRSKRAAGRQRVHRRRRAATSRPERMWPDGIIPYLISGNFTGSQRAIFRQAMRHWEKNTCVTFTERTTEESYIVFTYRPCGCCSYVGRRGGGPQAISIGKNCDKFGIVVHELGHVIGFWHEHTRPDRDEHVSIIRDNIQPGQEYNFLKMEPGEVDSLGEVYDFGSIMHYARNTFSRGIFLDTILPRYDVNGVRPPIGQRTMLSKGDIAQARKLYKCARCGDSLQESAGNFSSPGFPNGYSAYAHCVWRISVTPGEKIVLNFTSMDLFRSHLCWYDHVEVRDGFWRKAPLKGRFCGDTLPDQIISTDSQLWIEFRSSSSWLGKGFSAVYEAICGGEVKRDSGQIQSPNYPDDYQSNKVCVWKITVPEGFDVGLSFQSFEIEKHDSCAYDFVEVRDGSSESSPLLGRFCSYDKPDDIKSSSNQLWLKFVSDGSVNKAGFAANFFKEMDECSRPDNGHCEQRCLNMLGSYRCACDPGYELAADKRSCETACGGFITKLNGSLTTPGWPKEYPPNKNCVWQLVAPIQYRITLVFDVFETEGNDVCKYDYVEVRSGLSSDSELHGKFCGAEKPEVITSQHNNMRIEFKSDNTVSKRGFKAHFFSDIDECSKENGGCQHECVNTFGSYSCQCRSGFMLHDNKHDCKEAGCDNAVNTVSGTMSSPNWPDKYPSKKACTWSLSTTPGHRIKLVFNEIDMEAHLECAYDHLEIYDGQDARAQSLGRFCGTKKPSPVVSTGNKMFLRFFSDNSVQKRGFEASYRAECGGSLKAEVKSKDLYSHAQFGDNNYPGGSDCLWVVSAEKGYGVEIIFQVFEIEEEADCGYDYVELYDGADIKSPRLGRYCGSGAPEEVYSAGDGIVLKFHSDDSINKKGFHVRYTSTKFQDTLHESK